In Oreochromis niloticus isolate F11D_XX linkage group LG22, O_niloticus_UMD_NMBU, whole genome shotgun sequence, the sequence CTATAGCCCGTGTGAAAACCTGAAATACTGTTTTATTCAGCTAACatgtagactttttttttctgtgtgcagaAAGTGGGCTTCTTTAACCAGCAGTATGCAGATCAGCTTAACATGGAGGAAACGGCCACAGAGTACTTGATGAGGAACTTCAATCTTCCCTACCAGGATGGCAGGAAGTGCCTGGGACGTTTTGGCCTCGAGAGCCACGCCCACACCATTCAGATCTCCAAACTCTCTGGTATAAACATAAACGAGTGAACGAGAATGTTTATTGTACTGTCTTGTGAAGGAAATATTTTCTAATAGTGTCTGAATTTTGTCTTCGTCAGGTGGTCAGAAAGCCAGAGTAGTGTTTGCTGAACTAGCCTGTCGTCAGCCTGACGTACTGATCTTGGTAAGCATTGTTCAGTCTTTTGCGCTCCCTGTTGATCAATACTATCTACTATCTTGTTGATTAACCGCTTCTCGTCTTCTCATCTCACAGGACGAACCTACCAACAATTTGGACATTGAATCAATCGATGCTTTATCAGAAGCTATCAATGAATACAAAGGAGGTAAGACTGGTTGCTCGATTAGTTCAGTAAAAATGGCTATTCTTACCAGTTCTTCGTGGATTAACCTCAAGAATAAGTGCTCACATAATTCACACATTATTTCAAATGCTTGATGAAAAGTGCTAGATGAAAAGCAGGACTAAGGAAGGTGTATGTGGAACAATTAAGAAACTCTTTATTTATCCCATATTTgggaaatatttttattttaaattacttCATCCCTCTGATTACTCCTCATACTCCTGACTTGGGCAGTACCTTTCGAAATGATATGGGTGTGTCTGCTACGAGGGGTTTATGAGTACAATAACGCaacggtccccaaccttttttgcgccacagaccagtttaatgtcagacaatatatTCATGAACCGGCCTTTAAGGAgtcacggataaatacaacaaaataaaatgatacgaccaagacaaaaactgtggtattttgtaaatataataataaacgtgaaatcactgtgtaattgtgtaactttattagcagcgtcctcctgaaatgcaccaacaacattgagagtaacatcctcctctttACCCCTAATGGTCTCTAGTCActatggtaacgcgtaaatatttctttcaaaataagacacaactacaacacgggaaaaaacccagggaaacagagttaacgataaaaaccatgaaaaccataaatttcacacccgaacctcaactctcgcagcctggtaccaaacgactcgtGACAAggaggttggggaccgctgcaatAAAGGCCTCCTAGCAGACATACCCATATCAATTtgaagttatcacattcacaaagttATGCATCCACACGGTCACTGTGTGGACGTTCAGAATAATTATATACATGGAAAAGTAATTACAACTGTTTCTTAACCAGCACCAAAGTCGTAAATGGAAAAAGTAGGGACTTCTGCGACATCATGGAGTAGGCAGCTAGGGATACATGTAGACGTGTAgtgagttaaaatatatttgtaCTGCATTTCTGCCTCTTACTCAAAAGAATGAATGAGCTTGGgttttatcaataaatctttAGACTCCAGTGTGTATCGGAGCATTAACATCTTGACCTTCTTGTCCAGCTGTGATTATTGTGAGTCACGATGCACGGCTCATCACAGAGACACAGTGCCAGCTCTGGGTGGTGGAGGACTGTACCATCAACCAGATTGACGGAGACTTTGATGACTATAAGCGGGAGGTGCTGGAAGCTTTGGGAGAGACCGTGGTCAGCAAGGTCAATCCATGATCAGAGCTGATGCCAGGGCACACACCTGCTGAGCACTCCAGTGTGGACGGGCTGGTAGAGCGTGTGTAAGCACACATAATAAGGATTTTCTGGCCCATGTGTTATCTTCCTGTGGACTGTAACATCTTTATGGGGTTGAAGTTGCACAGATACTGGATTATAAATATGTAGGTGATAAAATGTCTGGAATTATAATCTActtaaataaaacaggaagtgattcaATTTTCATTGTGGTTTATTGTACAACTTTGTGCACTCCTGTAGAACAAACATCACAGGggctaaaaacaaaataattttgcGAAAGGTCTCTTTATGACAGCATGATCAGTGCCTCGATCACTTTAAGTAAGCCTTATACTTCTTCTTGACTTTAGCCACTTCATTCTCATCAGGAAGTATTTCCCCATACCATTTATACCAGTTGTCACCCAAGGTTAAGGATGGGGGTGGTGGTGTGGAGCCCACAGCATCATGGGAATTGGAGTAGTCCTCCCCTGAAAATTCCACATATGGAATCTGAAAAGAAAGTAAGCCTAGAAGAGAAGAgtgttattttaaaattatggaTGTGTTCTCTCATCATTAGCTATAACTTACCACTCatgtcatttcattttatttctaacAGCAAATAAAACTACATTTGAGGTCATAGTTCTTAACTTGCAGACTGAAACTATACTTTAAGACTGAGCCAATTACCTAGCATGTAGCTTAGTTGGAAATTAAAGATACAAATCCAGCTGGGTTGCACATAAGATGGTAGTTGTATGATTGCACTAAAAAATATTAGTGCACTTTAGTGCAAGAAGGTGtgcttattttaaaaagtgctataaaTGCAAACAGGAGCTGGCGGAGATGAGTGGCAACTAAGGCGATCACGATTTACCTACCGTGATCTTGTGCTGTGTTAATAGCCTCATTTAGCTGCTTCTGCTGTTTCATACACACACCTGAAGGTGGCAGAACCATCAGAACATGAATGGAACATCCTGCTGCATTAATACACTTCCTAACTTTGGTGGTGTTATGACTTACCAGTTCGAGTGGAATCCAACACCATTCCAGTGTGGGGACTAATGAATTGCTGCAACAACTTCACATTCTGCAAGAGAACAACAGATGATGCACTGTTACACATGAAGAGCTGGAGAGGACCATAGCAGGGTAACAACGCAGCCACAGGACCAGTATCTACTCGTTTGTATGAGGACCACTGtcctacaaaatgacctccagcaggctgCTAATGTGCATGGTTAAGACCAAACTGTCATAAAGACACTCCATGATCATGGCATTCATTACTGAGAGAAGAAGCTGACAAAATATTCTCATTCTGCTTCATTCTTTTCGTTACTGTCAAAAAAAACTAAGGTACTGATCTGCAGACAAATCAGACATGCAATTTATTTTTGCCAACCACGTCCATGAAATCTGTTGGGTTAAAACGCAGTGTTTTGGCACCAAAGGTAGAGTGATGCTGTATAATAAAACTACTGATATTGGCCTGTCGCTGAGATAAAAACTGTTCACATCATAATgacaatattattatttttttaaaaagccccaAAAGCCCCGGCTCAATACAGAAAACTTCAATATTCTCCAAGTcattagtctgtgtgtttgagaCCAAAAGAGTAACCCACCTGATGGTGAATGATTATGTTTGGATCACGGCAAATTGGGCACGGGTTTCCACATATCTTGTCACCTCTCTAGAGATACAAGTGCCCTGGTTATTTTATATGACAAACTTAACATGAGTGAtctgtggttaaaaaaagacaaaaaaccaGAAATATTACAATGCAAGTCTTGCGAGTCTTCTGAGGGGGGATGCCTCCTTTGTGGTTCCTCCTGTAGTCAGCCCACACTGGACTGCTTCCATACCTTTCAATATACTCTGTCAGGGTAAGGAAAAGCAATTAGATCACAAATTTGGACTGAAGGCAACACGTCTGTTGAAGTACCTATACGGACAACACTTATTTTCCCTTAAATTACCTTCACTCTCCAGGTAATCCCAAGGCCTGTCCTTGTAGCGGGCTAAAGCCTCAGTAGCCTGAGCAACAGCCTCGTCCTGAAGCGATGCTGCTTTGCAGTAAGAGTGTCTGGGATGGATAAATGGAGACAAAGAAAGACATGTCCTTGCAGGTAGCCTCTGTAGACGGGACTGAAAGCACAAGAAAATTACCTCATCACACCACTAAAACATCCTCTTCATAAATGTAGCCTAAATCCATTCAAGAATTTTGAAAAACTTTTTAGATTCTACTTCTAAAGAACTTGTATATCAACCCCAGTTTAATCAAATGAAGTGTCACTaagctgtaattttttttttttttttttttttttaaataccccCCTCTTGGCAGGAGCAGCGTGATATAGATCTGTACTGGAGCATACACCAACTAAAGACCAGCTAAAACACTATCGTGATAAAAAACATGAACTTAAATATTTCACTGTTAGTGTTTATTATGCCtcacttaaaaacaaacatctcaTATCCCTAGAACCAATGGACCAAACCTCTGTCGAAAGACCACAGCACTAACAAAAGCGGTACTGCACAACAAGGCAGCATCCAGCATATTTCCCCCACTTAATATTCGACCATATACGTCACATCGTTgaacattttaatgaaatgtaatACCTGATACTGACGAACAGAATGTGAAATTGAAGGCGACACACGACATATAAACGTCGCGATGTACTTCATGGAGGTAGCCATTTTCAGATCCTACCCGGGTTACAGGTGAAAGGTGAAAGGTTAAGTTGCTTTCTCAAGTATAtaatctaaatctaaatcaTTTCGGTAATAAATCAATCTTAGTTGATGCAAAACTCAACCCtgccattttcattttaattagttGAATAAGGACGAGTATTTTGAAAATGAGGCGTTCCCGTTAGCATGAGCATGTGACATCTATAGCACGTGACAAACAAAAAGACTAGTCGCCATTTTGAAGGAATATTGTTTACTAAATTTATATATCAAAGAATCAGTAAAACTGGGGTTTGTCGATAAAATATGTTGATGCAGCTTTGTCTGTTTTGGATTATACAAAAAATTAACCCATTACTGGCGATTACGGGGAGTAATTCAAAATTAGATTTCCAACAGTGTGAGATGCGCCATATTGTCCTTGATTGGGCAAAGAATGACCGTTATCCACCATTTTGTTTCAACGGAAACGTAAAAAAATCGTTTCCTGTGACGTTAAAAACGTCACGTAGTATAAAAGGTAAATCCCTCCTGCTCGCGCTTATTCCTGGATTTGGTCAAAGGTAAGTGAAgtcagaaaaacagaggggCTTATTTTCGGCGCATTGTTCAGCTGTTAATGCGAAATTACTGCGGagtgtataaaacaaaacattcaagGACGTTGATGTTGATGAGGGATGGAATTTCTTTaaacaaatgaaattaaatgtgcgctttctgtgtgttttgcagGTATGAATTTGCTTTCCCGAAGACTGAGCCGTCGAGGACTTTGAACAACTCaaattcatgttttttcttCAAGTAATGGACATTTGATTACTATTTTTGCCTCCAGTTTGTTCCTGAAGGAAAGGCTAGCATTTAGCTATCACAGCCCCACCCACAAGAAGTTTTTCAGTTGATATTAAAACCATGAAGGTTGAAGacataaaattatttaaataggATCTATAAGTGCCTTAAAAGCACACTATAATATACCCGAGACGCTGAGGATCTGTATTATCAATAGTAAGTTGATTTTGAAGTTGAATTGAAATTCCTCAAATGAAATTAGTCGTAGACAATAGGCTACCTAGCGGTAGCTGGCTAGCAGGCACCGTATGTTAGCTTGGTTCTTAGCAAATAATTTGAGCATAGACTTGTAGTATGAGCTCACACAGGAACGTGGACGGAAGCAAAACGCTCCGTTTCTTCGTGTGTGAGACGGAATTGAGTAATTATACAAATAAAGATATACCTCGAAAATTCGTAAAATAACCATAAGCAATCTGTTCATAAAGATTGCCGTAGGCACAGAAGGGAACTTTCCAGATCATGAAGCCGGACTTTTTGCCTGCcagattttgttttgtaggGGCTGATCCACGGAACGAACACCCACCGCAATCTATACATAAAGATTGCGTTAGTTTGAGGATTGTGGACATTTTGtgaagcactgtgtgtgtgtgtgtgtgtatgtgtgcgtgcgtgcgtgttgAAATGACGATAATTATAGCACAGGGAGTTCACGAAACGCCTAAACCAGATACTCGGCAATCTGAGGATAAAGATTGCAAGATGACCGGCGAACAAACAGGATTGACAAATGTGGTGGACTAGTTGCGTTTTGCTTTTTGTCCTCGGGACAGCTCCGAGGGCTAGCCGTGTTTTCCTCGGAACTACATTTGGAGTATTTGGCAAACGACTGTGCAGATCAAGTATAGGCTCATACGCCATCGCATTGTCTGACTTTGATACGCATATGGTGCTCGCTGTGTTTTTCCATCAGTACGGTCTTCGCTGTGACAGCGATTGTTTGAAGCAGCTGGTATGTCGCCGAAGTGGTTAACAGAGGGAGTGCTCTTATTAGCAGACAGCCTCCGCCTCCCTCCCCTTTGTCAAGCAGCTGAGAGCAAGAGCAGTCCTGCCCTCCCCTGTGACAGATTTCAGGTTAAGAAGCAGCCTTTTATAGGCTGCTTCAGTTGCCCTTATATAATAGAGGGCGTTTTAGACTGTTGCTCGATTTCTTCTGAGGCTTCTTGATTGAATATATTCAATTTACCGTCTATTGAGTAATCATGAACGATACAGTGACAATATTTTTGTTCCAAGCATAGGCATAGAAAGCAGCCATACATTTGTTTTACATAAGGTATTGGTGATGTGTAGTAACACCACAGTGTGTCTGTGCAAAACTGCTGAACCAGGAACCAGGGTCATGTATAACCACTgattgtgtgtatatgtgtaacAATTGTGACATTTACAGGATTTGAGTTATTTGCAGTGTTGTGGAGGTCTGAGACTATATAAAACTTCTACTACAACAGTTACGCGGGTAAGACCTAACTGATTCCTCACATCATGACATTTCCATAAATTggcaaaatgtttcattacaaaATGcattgaaagaaaataaagtgcATGCTTATTATAAAGGTCAGTTCGAGCAGTTATATTAAGAATCATTTGAAGGTTATTCAGATTAACACAATAATAATCTAAAACAATGAAGCATTCATATGTGCTTGAGtgttcactgtttgtttttggctCATATTGCACTTTTCAAAGATGAAAAGTAAGTAAACACCCAACACCTTTCAGCTTTACAGTCACTTTAATTTGTGACAGCTTCATGTGATGTTTAACAAGTGTTTccatttaaaatgtgttgttaCTACAGAGAGTGCAGTgccaatgtgcaaaaacaaactaaCCTATAGGTGGCAGTAAGTTGCTAGACTTGTGCCCTCTGGCTGGGATAACTGTCAGTTATCTCATTAAAACAGAATAATCCAATACAGAGAAACTGACACTATGATCACATGACCACAGGTGAAGATTAACAAACTAATGTCACAGTTTCCAAGCATTTCATTCTTCATGCAGTTATTTtcaatcatattttattttttcgtTGAATGTAATCTTTGTACCATTCACCTTGTCGTTAGATGTcataattaattaatgacagTAGATTTTGTTTGTATaaagtatttgtttgttttccctttttcttacaaagttatattttttgcaCAAATGAATATGACTGTGATAGATGTATGTTATTAAAAATAAGCACTGATAAGTCATAATCAGCATTACTTAAAAGTACTCTCTTTGGATATTTTGAGCTATTTTTATATAGCTGTGAAACATAAGTGGAAATGTATGATGAAATAAGCACATGAATACCAAGGTAAATAGGTTTTCAATATTCTTTTTGATTTTAATAGTGaaatattgaaataaataaataagaaacgATTAATGGCAGGTGTGATGCTTTGTACATGAACTTTATAAATGTGCAGAGTTGTCTGCGTTGCTCCTGCTTCTTTAATTGTATCTTGAAATGGAATGAACAGGGTTTCCTCGCACACAAAATGAAAGCATTATGGCTATGTGCTGTCCTGCAAGTGAAAGTCCCAGAGAGCAGACCCCCTGTGGTACTGAAGAGCAAGTAGCAGTGACCCGGCCTGGTCACTACTTTACGGCAGTTGGTACTCCAAACACCTCAAGTACAAGACATATAGCCTTTATGGCTATATGTGCTGCAAGAAAATGTTACTGACTGTCTGTACTTTGTGATTTGTGTTTCAGGTTGTCTTTCTACTCACACATATACACCAACACTTAAATTATTTGTTAGATAGTTGGTCATAGAGGCCTCCTTTGGAATGGTGCAGTACAGTGGATATAATAAGGCCTTGTTGGCATATGGTGGCACATGTGTGTTCTTCGGGTGTTGTTGATGGAATGTCCTTGAACCGGTTGGTGCTGTCATCCTCTGAGCTGCTATAGGACCGGTTTTGAAGTGGAATCTGAATGTCTTAGTGGTTGGTGGTCGACTCTGCTGTAATTTTGTTGTTCTGACACATTTTAAGGGATCTGATTAATACAGTTGTGAATTTGTGTCCCTCagtgtgggggtggggggttgtaGTCTTAGTCAAAAGGACAGTCTGGTTGGAATTCTGTTGGACGGTGCCCTGTTTCTCTATCTGGCAGACAAATAGCCCACACTTCATGTGATACTTATTACGACAGACAAAACATCTCCATATAACACAAATGTAATACAGTTGACGAGTGTATTTACTATAGTATTGTGTTTTAAGGTATGGCAGGGGGACCAGTAGACCCAAGAGAGATTTTGAAAGGTGTGGAAACTCTGCTGGGCAAAGATGGAGAGCTCCGCAGTCTGGAAGGAGTCCCAAAAGTGTTTAGGTAAAGAACTGATACTGAAATGTGAATATGCATTCACTGTTAACAATGCCTTGAGTTCAGGACTTAAAATTAATGATTTCTAAACACCTTTTTCCAATGCAGCCTGATGAAAGCTTCAACTAAGATGGTCAGTAGATGTATGTACCTGAACATCCTGCTGCAGACGAAATCTCATGATGTTCTTAACAGGTATGCTGTAAATTGCATTTTGTGTTCCCAGTTTAGATTCTGTTACTCTCATTCACAGGACTTGATAAAAGCATGATAGCTGTTAACTTTCAGTTCAAGTCACACtatttctttttgacttcttatATTTTTCATCCAAACACAA encodes:
- the mrps18b gene encoding small ribosomal subunit protein mS40; this translates as MATSMKYIATFICRVSPSISHSVRQYQSRLQRLPARTCLSLSPFIHPRHSYCKAASLQDEAVAQATEALARYKDRPWDYLESEEYIERYGSSPVWADYRRNHKGGIPPQKTRKTCIRGDKICGNPCPICRDPNIIIHHQNVKLLQQFISPHTGMVLDSTRTGVCMKQQKQLNEAINTAQDHGLLSFQIPYVEFSGEDYSNSHDAVGSTPPPPSLTLGDNWYKWYGEILPDENEVAKVKKKYKAYLK